The Candidatus Cloacimonadota bacterium genome segment ATAGATTTGAGTTCCGGGAAAAAAGAAATTATCGAAATCGATGATTCCGTAAGGAAAAAATATCTCGGCGGGAGAGGTTTAGGAGTCAAACTTTATTCCGAAATGTGTTCTTCTGATATCGATCCATTATCTCCGGAAAATGCTTTGATATTCATGACTGGTCCTCTAACAGGAACAGTCATGACATCCGGTCGTTTCCAGGTTATTTCCAAATCTCCGCTTACGAACACGATCTTTGATTCCAGTTCGGGTGGAGTTTTCGGAGCGATCCTGAAAAGAACCGGATTCGACGGGATCATTTTCTCAGGAAAAGCGGAAAAACCTGTTTACATTTATGTTACTGAAAATGACTTCGAGATCAGGGATGCGAAACATCTATGGGGAAAGAATACTCACGAAACGAAAGAGCAGATCCTTCAGGAAACATCGGATAAGGCATCAGTTGCCAGTATCGGACCGGCTGGAGAAAACCAGGTTCTGCTTGCTTCGATCATGAATGATAAAGACAGAACTGCCGGCAGAGGTGGACTCGGAGCTGTGATGGGTTCTAAAAATCTGAAAGCGATCGCAGTTTATGGAAAGATTCCTGTTTCCATCAAACATCCTGATAAATTGAAAGAGTTAAATTCCAGACTGGATAGATTGGTCGATAAAAATCCGGTTACCGGAAAATCTCTGCAATTACTTGGAACTTCGGTATTAGTAAACATCATCAATGCTCACGGAATGTTCCCCACCCAGAATTTCCAGCAGGGAATTTTCAATGATGCGGAAGGAATAAGTGGTGAAAAAATCGCAGAAACGATTCTCCAAAACAGAAGCGCCTGCTTCCGCTGTCCCATTGCCTGTGGCAGAAATACAAAAACCACCAATAAAGAAGGTGAAGGACCTGAATATGAAAGTGTCTGGGCTTTTGGAGCGCATCTCGGAGTCAACGATCTGCAGAAGATCACGGAAGCGAATTATGCCTGCAATGAACTCGGATTGGATACGATCTCGACCGGAAGCACGATCG includes the following:
- a CDS encoding aldehyde ferredoxin oxidoreductase, whose protein sequence is MDLSSGKKEIIEIDDSVRKKYLGGRGLGVKLYSEMCSSDIDPLSPENALIFMTGPLTGTVMTSGRFQVISKSPLTNTIFDSSSGGVFGAILKRTGFDGIIFSGKAEKPVYIYVTENDFEIRDAKHLWGKNTHETKEQILQETSDKASVASIGPAGENQVLLASIMNDKDRTAGRGGLGAVMGSKNLKAIAVYGKIPVSIKHPDKLKELNSRLDRLVDKNPVTGKSLQLLGTSVLVNIINAHGMFPTQNFQQGIFNDAEGISGEKIAETILQNRSACFRCPIACGRNTKTTNKEGEGPEYESVWAFGAHLGVNDLQKITEANYACNELGLDTISTGSTIGCAMELSEKGVFPEALEWGDSARLVQLVNDIAFKRGIGKDLGSGSKRLSEKYGKPELSMQVKGLEIPAYDPRGAQGQALAYATSNRGGCHMRAYLIGPEILGHPVFMDRYSIAGKPELVALLQDISAAVDSLILCRFLQFAVGVSTFSEILNYVTGENYTDDDLIKIGKRIYTLERKFNSENGFKRKDDLLPRRFLTEEFDEGSSRNRVVQLDEMLNKYYQIRGWNEDGIPTGETIDKLDL